The following are encoded in a window of Anopheles stephensi strain Indian chromosome X, UCI_ANSTEP_V1.0, whole genome shotgun sequence genomic DNA:
- the LOC118517387 gene encoding probable E3 ubiquitin-protein ligase makorin-2: MEKGKDAVMPVVPPLDNAAAAQIVCRFFQYGTCRFGSSCRFIHPAEPAALGTHGSSCGSSGSSNSSTTGTSPADGITLPAKQQADADSKLNPSTLDLSRWIDAPVFVPKSKLSYQQQPQPPRNKLQHKERKGVPDEEEEEEAEEEEEGEERELDDDERNNEADNEADNEEEEEEEEEEDVEQDAEDGAVGYTRASLLSYASVVTMNNNHNGKDIKQPPGELRLCMHYEKHGICPLGDCMYLHGELCELCQRYCLDPRDKEQQRRHNADCIREHELEMEHAFAVQRSRDKSCGICLEVVMEKRAREQRFGILPNCKHTFCLGCIRTWRKANNFANKIKRSCPTCRVPSDFVCPSFVWVECGEEKERLIENYKQACNNTDCMHFKKGSANCPFGNKCFYRHALPSGELVDLGAPSRRRNPHRGRDRDMDHADTFQLQELFASLLAPRSWMLDEYMTSLFSELEDSEDDLDYLSGRGGGFPSDSSDYEEDFMFDLI; the protein is encoded by the exons ATGGAGAAGGGCAAGGATGCGGTCATGCCGGTGGTACCACCGTTGGATAATGCGGCCGCCGCACAGATCGTTTGCCGCTTCTTCCAGTACGGTACGTGCCGGTTCGGCAGTTCCTGCCGCTTCATCCACCCTGCCGAACCAGCCGCGCTCGGAACGCACGGTAGCAGCTGCGGCAGCAGcggtagcagcaacagcagcaccaccggcACCAGCCCAGCCGACGGCATTACGCTGCCGGCGAAGCAGCAGGCCGATGCGGATAGCAAACTAAATCCTTCCACGCTCGACCTTTCCCGCTGGATTGATGCGCCCGTGTTTGTGCCCAAATCGAAGCTCTCctatcagcagcagccacagccTCCCCGCAATAAGCTTCAGCACAAGGAACGGAAAGGAGTGCCGgatgaggaggaagaggaggaggcggaggaggaggaggagggagAGGAGAGAGAATTAGACGATGATGAGCGAAATAACGAAGCTGATAATGAGGCAGAcaacgaggaggaggaggaggaggaggaggaggaagatgtGGAGCAGGACGCAGAAGATGGTGCTGTCGGGTATACTCGCGCGTCACTGCTTTCCTACGCCAGCGTCGTCACGATGAACAACAATCACAACGGCAAGGACATAAAGCAGCCACCGGGCGAGTTGCGGCTCTGTATGCACTACGAAAAGCACGGCATCTGTCCGCTCGGCGACTGTATGTACTTGCACGGGGAGCTGTGCGAGCTGTGCCAGCGGTATTGTCTCGATCCGCGCGACAAGGAGCAGCAGCGCCGCCACAATGCGGACTGCATCCGCGAGCACGAGCTGGAAATGGAGCACGCGTTCGCGGTGCAACGTTCGCGCGACAAATCGTGCGGCATCTGTCTGGAGGTGGTGATGGAAAAGCGGGCCCGGGAGCAACGGTTTGGCATCCTGCCCAACTGTAAGCATACCTTCTGTCTCGGGTGCATCCGGACCTGGCGCAAGGCAAACAATTTTGCCAACAAAATTAAAAG GAGCTGCCCCACCTGTCGCGTACCATCCGACTTTGTCTGTCCGAGCTTCGTGTGGGTGGAGTGTGGCGAAGAGAAGGAGCGGCTGATCGAAAACTACAAGCAAGCCTGCAACAACACGGACTGCATGCACTTCAAGAAGGGCAGCGCAAACTGCCCGTTCGGCAACAAGTGCTTCTACCGCCATGCGCTACCGTCCGGCGAGCTGGTCGATCTGGGCGCGCCGTCCCGCCGGCGCAACCCGCACCGGGGCCGCGACCGCGACATGGATCACGCCGATACGTTCCAGCTGCAGGAGCTGTTCGCCTCCCTGCTCGCCCCGCGCAGCTGGATGCTGGACGAGTACATGACGTCGCTGTTTTCCGAGCTGGAAGATTCGGAGGACGATTTGGATTACCTGTCCGGGCGGGGCGGCGGCTTCCCGTCCGACTCCTCCGACTACGAAGAAGATTTTATGTTCGATCTGATATGA
- the LOC118517390 gene encoding antigen 5 like allergen Cul n 1-like has translation MHGFRSVRAALLVVAILHKVAICTSNATEPWYEVTTAGGDESSTEPFTESTSVTPSWMESTEPSPSADYADVVEWTDASAYDVYCKPELCLRYNRYGELEPKRHVACGFNGSFAADCPPGRMILKIDAQLRHYILHLHNEARDRLARGVEPQFAAASRMPTVTWDDELANLAEINVRSCRFEHDECRSTHQYLHAGQNLAVGSYYLETDIFEIVRNLTTLWYNEHVDTTQEVLDRYTTDYNATIGHYTQMISDRTTAIGCGVVIYPKKIEDFVFKMVLYACNYALTSIVHQPIYLKGEPTGRCATGTNPAYAGLCSLEENHLIKAIPAYT, from the exons ATGCACG GATTTCGCAGTGTGCGGGCAGCGTTGCTGGTGGTCGCCATATTGCACAAGGTCGCCATTTGCACTTCCAACGCTACAGAGCCGTGGTACGAGGTGACAACAGCCGGTGGCGATGAGTCTAGTACGGAGCCGTTCACGGAGAGCACTAGCGTGACTCCCTCCTGGATGGAATCCACGGAACCGTCGCCGTCAGCAGACTATGCGGACGTTGTTGAGTGGACCGATGCGAGTGCGTACGATGTCTACTGCAAACCGGAGCTATGTCTGCGCTACAATCGATACGGTGAGCTGGAACCGAAGAGGCACGTTGCTTGCGGGTTCAATGGTTCGTTCGCCGCCGACTGCCCACCGGGTCGGATGATACTGAAGATCGATGCGCAGCTGCGCCACTACATCCTTCATCTACACAACGAGGCACGTGATCGGTTGGCACGGGGTGTCGAGCCACAATTTGCTGCCGCCTCTAGAATGCCGACTGTG ACTTGGGACGATGAGCTAGCTAATTTGGCGGAAATTAACGTACGCAGCTGCAGGTTCGAGCATGATGAGTGCCGCAGCACACATCAGTATCTTCACGCAGGGCAAAACCTAGCCGTCGGTTCGTACTACCTCGAGACGGACATTTTCGAAATCGTTCGCAACTTGACGACGCTGTGGTATAATGAGCATGTCGACACGACGCAGGAAGTGCTGGACAGGTACACCACCGACTACAA TGCCACCATCGGACACTACACGCAGATGATCTCCGACCGCACGACAGCGATCGGGTGCGGCGTTGTGATCTACCCGAAGAAGATAGAGGACTTTGTGTTCAAGATGGTGCTGTACGCCTGCAACTACGCACTCACGAGCATCGTACATCAGCCAATTTATTTGAAAGGTGAGCCGACCGGCCGTTGTGCAACGGGCACCAATCCGGCCTACGCTGGTCTCTGTAGCTTGGAGGAGAATCATTTGATTAAAGCGATTCCCGCGTACACCTGA
- the LOC118517388 gene encoding chitin deacetylase 1 yields MRALAVAFFGAALCLVNAQQNKEEKEFKCPIEQGNGNFADPVTCRRFYQCVDGFPYLNRCPSGLYFDDIQKYCTFKAEAKCGPLAASPTATTESPIDLAKKCNPAECELPYCYCNKDGTLIPKGLDPEETPQIILLTFDGAVNLNNYEHYRKVFNGKRKNPNGCDIKGTFFISHEYSNYQQIQTLANDGHEIAVETISLQMGLQDKGYEEWVGEMIGMRSILKHFSNVSANEINGMRAPFLKPGRNTQYKVIEDFGFIYDSSVSVPPSPIPVWPYTLDYKIPHECKSGTCPTKSFPGIWEVPLNAHFVESYEGGHCPYMDQCVLHNHDAEEVFAWLQEDFERYYYQNKAPYMMPFHTNWFQIKELERGLHKFLDWTQTMPDVWFVTITQALTWITDPKTNKQLGGYEPWNCKSKTTQTPKPCNLSNKCALAFKEPTSNISDTRYMETCFDCPAVYPWLGDSHGSGIPGRDNYIDQSEGGGASAGRDQGDEEEQK; encoded by the exons TGCGTTGATGGATTTCCGTACCTAAATCGCTGCCCATCCGGTCTGTACTTCGATGACATCCAGAAGTACTGCACTTTCAAGGCGGAGGCAAAATGTGGCCCACTAGCAGCAT CACCGACAGCGACCACCGAATCTCCGATCGATCTGGCGAAAAAGTGTAACCCGGCGGAATGCGAGCTGCCGTACTGTTACTGCAACAAGGATGGCACCCTGATCCCGAAAGGTCTCGACCCGGAAGAG ACGCCGCAAATCATTCTGCTCACCTTCGACGGTGCCGTCAATCTGAACAACTACGAACACTACCGGAAGGTGTTTAACGGCAAGCGAAAGAATCCGAACGGTTGCGACATCAAGGGTACCTTCTTCATCTCGCACGAGTACAG CAACTACCAGCAAATCCAGACGCTCGCCAACGACGGTCACGAAATCGCGGTCGAAACGATCTCCCTGCAGATGGGTCTCCAGGACAAGGGTTACGAGGAGTGGGTCGGCGAGATGATCGGTATGCGCTCGATACTGAAACACTTCTCCAACGTGTCCGCCAACGAAATCAACGGTATGCGGGCACCGTTCCTGAAGCCGGGCCGCAACACCCAGTACAAGGTGATCGAAGACTTTGGCTTCATCTACGACAGCTCGGTCAGTGTGCCGCCCAGCCCGATTCCGGTGTGGCCGTACACGCTCGATTACAAGATACCGCACGAGTGCAAGAGCGGTACCTGTCCGACGAAATCGTTCCCGGGCATCTGGGAGGTGCCACTGAACGCGCACTTTGTCGAGAGTTACGAGGGTGGCCACTGCCCGTACATGGACCAGTGCGTGCTGCACAATCACGACGCGGAGGAAGTGTTTGCCTGGCTGCAGGAAGACTTTGAGCGGTACTACTACCAGAACAAGGCACCGTACATGATGCCGTTCCACACGAACTGGTTCCAGATTAAGGAGCTCGAGCGCGGTCTGCACAAGTTCCTCGACTGGACGCAAACGAT GCCAGACGTATGGTTCGTCACGATCACGCAGGCACTCACCTGGATTACGGACCCGAAGACGAACAAGCAGCTCGGCGGGTACGAACCGTGGAACTGCAAGAGCAAAACCACCCAAACACCGAAACCGTGCAACCTGTCGAACAAGTGTGCGCTCGCGTTCAAGGAACCGACGTCCAACATCAGCGATACGCGCTACATGGAGACCTGCTTCGACTGTCCAGCCGTCTATCCTTGGTTGGGCGATTCGCACGGTTCCGGCATTCCCGGACGTGATAACTACATCGACCAGTCGGAGGGTGGTGGCGCTAGCGCTGGCCGCGATCAGGGTGATGAGGAGGAGCAGAAGTAA
- the LOC118517392 gene encoding glycine-rich selenoprotein-like has translation MVYISRNGVVQEAQPWGVDRIKGLIMGFFNFLVMFFRTMLDFQGGGGSGGRDVRRGGGGGGGNDGPPGGPRRRPIGRPMTLSDCTVPGGG, from the exons ATGGTGTACATTTCAAGAA ACGGCGTGGTACAGGAAGCCCAACCATGGGGCGTAGATCGCATCAAGGGTCTCATAATGGGATTCTTTAACTTCCTGGTGATGTT TTTCCGCACGATGCTGGATTTCCAGGGTGGTGGCGGATCGGGTGGTCGTGATGTACGGCGTgggggcggtggcggtggtggaaatGACGGACCACCGGGAGGACCGCGCCGAAGACCGATCGGGCGACCGATGACACTGTCCGACTGTACCGTGCCCGGTGGCGGATGA
- the LOC118517391 gene encoding antigen 5 like allergen Cul n 1-like: protein MVQPLSFYLSALVLLPVQQSVAYKDEEYCGICRDHVACGNSDVLHGSCNKYLNVSLTILTHYQQQILDRANDLRQTFALGHLPGFNDTFGPMHAVSWDPEMADLCRMNLNTCNFAHDKCRGTLRFPYSGQTLGKLTKCVSPTNVNDLKIRVLPHVILHLIDRWYLEHEVTKPSDVKHYSQHSSSRKFQIGHFLQLINCNVCRMGCSLLSYREHRKHLVCDTYILCCNYSYINIVNRPICNVNRYEQTCKKDSKFPGLCEHCHI, encoded by the exons ATGGTTCAACCACTCTCATTCTATTTATCCGCGCTCGTGCTGCTTCCAGTGCAACAAAGCGTAGCGTACAAGGATGAAGAGTATTGCGGCATCTGTCGGGATCATGTCGCCTGTGGAAACAGTGATGTGCTGCACGGAAGCTGTAACAAGTATCTTAACGTAAGCCTCACCATTCTCACCCACTACCAGCAACAAATACTGGACCGTGCGAATGATTTGCGTCAAACGTTCGCTTTGGGTCATTTGCCCGGCTTCAACGATACGTTCGGACCGATGCATGCCGTCAGCTGGGATCCGGAAATGGCCGATCTGTGCCGTATGAACCTCAACACGTGTAACTTCGCGCACGACAAGTGTCGCGGTACGTTACGCTTCCCGTACAGTGGTCAAACGCTCGGTAAGCTTACCAAGTGCGTATCGCCTACGAACGTCAACGATCTGAAGATACGGGTTCTACCGCACGTCATCCTGCACCTGATCGACCGTTGGTACCTGGAGCATGAAGTAACGAAACCCTCGGACGTTAAGCATTACTCACAACATTCATC CTCCCGTAAATTCCAGATCGGACACTTTCTACAACTGATCAACTGTAATGTGTGTCGTATGGGTTGCTCCCTGCTCTCGTATCGCGAACACCGTAAACATCTGGTGTGTGATACGTACATCCTTTGCTGCAACTACTCCTACATCAACATCGTCAATCGACCCATCTGCAACGTTAACCGGTACGAGCAGACGTGCAAAAAGGACAGCAAATTTCCCGGCCTCTGTGAGCACTGTCACATCTAG